The DNA region AGGATGTCGCACTCCCGCGCCAGATCGACCGGGGAGGCGACGAAGCGGTAGGGCACGTCGCTGCGCGGCTTGCGGTTGGTGTAGGCGATGTCCATGCCGAATCCGGCGGCGCGCTGGGCGATGGCCAGACCGATGCGGCCCAGACCAAGGATGCCGAGCCGCTTGCCGGTGACCTTGCGGGCCAGCGGCAGGCCGCCGCCCGGCCAGCGCCCGGCGCGCACGAAGCGGTCGCCGACCATCATGCGGCGCGACCCGGCGATCATCAACCCGATGGCGAGATCGGCCACGTCGTCGGTCAGCACGTCCGGCGTGTTGGTGACGCGGACGCCGCGGCTGGCCGCGTGTTTCAGGTCGACCGCGTCGGTGCCGACGCCGTTGATCGCGACGATCCCCAGGTTCGGGCAGGCGTCCATGATCGCGTTGCTGACGCCCGTGCCGCCGCCGGTGACGACGGCGCGGACACGCGGCCCCACCTCCGCGACCAGCCGGTCGCGGTCGGGCGCCCCGGCGAGGCGGTGGACGGTGTAGCCCGCGTCCAGCGCCGTCTCGATGTCCGGCATCATGGGTTCGACGAGGAGGATCTCCGGCTTCATCAAACGCTGTCCTTAATGGGGAAGACTCAGTGGGTGAGGATCTGGCCGAGGAAGTTGCGGGTCCGCTCGGACTTCGGATTGGTGAAGAACTCGGCGGGGGTGGCCTGCTCGACGATCTCGCCGCGGTCCATGAAGATGACGCGGTCGGCGACCGACTTGGCGAAGCCCATCTCGTGCGTGACGCACAGCATGGTCATGCCGTCCTCGGCCAGCCCGATCATGGTGTCGAGAACCTCCTTGACCATCTCGGGGTCGAGCGCCGAGGTCGGCTCGTCGAACAGCATGACCTTGGGGTTCATGCACAGCGACCGCGCGATGGCGACGCGCTGCTGCTGACCGCCGGAGAGCTGGCCCGGGTACTTGTCCGCCTGCTCCGGGATGCGCACGCGGGCCAGATACTTCATGGCGATGTCGCGCGCCTCCTGCTTGGAGGTGCCGCGCACCCGCATGGGCGCCAGCATGCAGTTCTCGACCACGGTCAGGTGCGGGAACAGGTTGAACTGCTGGAACACCATGCCGACGTCGCGCCGCACCTGATCGAGGTGGCGGTGGTGGGCGTCGATGGTGACGCCGTTGACGGTGATCGTGCCCTTCTGATGCTTCTCGAGCTGGTTGATGCAGCGGATCAGCGTGGACTTGCCGGAGCCCGAGGGGCCGCAGATGACGATCCGCTCGCCCTTGTGGACCTCCAGCTCGATGTTCTTCAGCACATGGAAGCTGTCGTACCATTTCTGGACGCCGGCCATCCGGATGACGACCTCGCCGCTGACCGGCCGCGGCGCGGGGACGTCCGTGGTATCGTAAGCCGAGGCCATGGGGGACTCCTCCAAAATTGGCCCTCTCCCGCCCCGGGAGAGGGAAGGGACCCATGCGAAGCGTGGGAAGGGTGAGGGTGCCGGCAAGACACAGCGCTCTCGGCTTTACCCTCACCCGCCCGCTTCGCGGGCACCCTCTCCCGGGGCGGGAGAGGGGATCAAGAACTTACGACTTGGTGAGCGGGGGCAGGTCGGTGCCCAGCCACTTCTTGTGGACCTCGTTCAGCTCGCCGTTCGCCTTCGCGGTCTCGATGAACTCGTTGACCCACTTCAGCAGGGCGTCCTGGCCCTTGCGCATGGCGATGCCCTGGACCTGACGGTTCAGCACGAACTTCATCTCGTAGTTGGCCTGCGGGGCCAGCTTCTTGATCTCCTTGGTGACCACGTTGCTGAGGCCCAGCGCGTCCACCTGACCGGACAGCATGGCCTGCACGGCGCTGGCGTCGTCGTCGAAGCGCATGATGCGCGCGTCCTTCGGGGCGACGGCGGTCAGGGCGTTGTCCTGGGTGCTGGCGCGGGCGACGCCGACGCGCTTGCCCGACAGC from Azospirillum brasilense includes:
- a CDS encoding 2-hydroxyacid dehydrogenase, with the protein product MKPEILLVEPMMPDIETALDAGYTVHRLAGAPDRDRLVAEVGPRVRAVVTGGGTGVSNAIMDACPNLGIVAINGVGTDAVDLKHAASRGVRVTNTPDVLTDDVADLAIGLMIAGSRRMMVGDRFVRAGRWPGGGLPLARKVTGKRLGILGLGRIGLAIAQRAAGFGMDIAYTNRKPRSDVPYRFVASPVDLARECDILIVAASAGPDARNMVNRAVIEALGPDGLLVNVARGAVVDEPELVAALADGRLGGAALDVFANEPHAPEALFRLDNVVLQPHQASATVETRMAMGNLVLTNLSAFFAGQPLPTAVV
- a CDS encoding amino acid ABC transporter ATP-binding protein, which produces MASAYDTTDVPAPRPVSGEVVIRMAGVQKWYDSFHVLKNIELEVHKGERIVICGPSGSGKSTLIRCINQLEKHQKGTITVNGVTIDAHHRHLDQVRRDVGMVFQQFNLFPHLTVVENCMLAPMRVRGTSKQEARDIAMKYLARVRIPEQADKYPGQLSGGQQQRVAIARSLCMNPKVMLFDEPTSALDPEMVKEVLDTMIGLAEDGMTMLCVTHEMGFAKSVADRVIFMDRGEIVEQATPAEFFTNPKSERTRNFLGQILTH